Part of the Lycium ferocissimum isolate CSIRO_LF1 chromosome 6, AGI_CSIRO_Lferr_CH_V1, whole genome shotgun sequence genome, GAAAGGGGAACGCCTATGTCATAATGTACATTTGAATCATGTCTAAATAATATCAGTTCCAATCATCTCCAAGTGAAATCCTCTGCGATGTCAAAACTTTCAGATGGCCCGCATAGAAACTCTATTAGTTCTCCATGTACAGATCTTGGATCATCATATCTAACAGCAACTTTGTTGAAGCTGTGTTCTTTTTGCTACTCGTTTAATTGTTTGTTGTAATGTTTGCCGAAGATAGAAATTGAACCTACTGCCTCCATTCAATTCCCTACTGTACAAATCTATCTCGCCAGATAAATAAAGTTTGCCGCAAGAGAAGTGAGCTTGGTTGAAAACATCTTTGTTAAGTTCCGAAATAACTATCATAGATCGAAAGCCGATCAAATGCATCAAAGTTGGCTTTCAAACCAACAAGTTGGCTCTGAAACTGAGAACAGCCAGCATTTGGCCAGCTGCACTCTCCATCTTTAGTGTGCATAGGGCACAAGGATCCACAAACCCTGATGAGAGGATTGTCAGAAACAGTATCTTCCATCACAGTAACAGGTTCAGAGAGGTCTGCTTTCTCACTGTGGCGCAATGAACCATTTGAATCTTTTGTAAGAACTGAGCAGACAGATCGCTGAGGAATTTCTGTTGGGTTCCTTTCAATGCCGACATTACAGTCTCCATCTGCTGAAAAGTAGACATTGAACCCCAAAGATTGTACCGCACGCTTTACAGTAGCAGTTTCTTTGCTTGCTCTTTTTACCGCATCCCTGGCAGAGGCGCTGACAAGTTTCTCATTTCTCAATTCTGCAACTAAGGACTCCACGGTGACATTTATTTCGTTAAGTCTCGTTTCTGCTGCTTCTTTTGCCTGTGCAAAATGTTGTTTTTAGACAGTTGATGGAGGAGTTATGAAACGCAAATCAACATACACACCAAGTTCTAGCTTGCATTGACAAAATTAAGATGCAACAGTAAAGCGACAATGACAGGCCACACTATAAAGGAGCTCGAAGGTTATGCTTGTCAATATGTAGGTTGGATGTATCTTTATCCTAGACTTCGTAGCGAAGTTCTTTTTCATAATAGCTAATGTCATGAAACTCTACAAGCTAAATTTGGTCAACCATTGTAATTTGACTGTCAACATTAAAATGCCATATATGGGTTCCCATGCACTTTGCAATTTCAAGCTGGaaaccttctttttccttttcggAGAGGCCGGAGGAGAAAGAAGTCTGCAGAGCAAAAAGAGAGTTTACCCTTTGCAGTTCAGAGAATTTTCTCGTCAGGTTCCTGCATTCTGCTTCAACTTCTCCACCTTGTGCCTCTGATGGGCAAGCCCAGCGAAGATGAAACTGAGGCCAAACAGTTGGAGCTAAAGCTGCTGCTGGTGGAAGTAGTGGACCATCATGTTTAAATGGGTCATAGAATAGGTTGTAATGCGCATGAGAGCTTCCTTCCGATACCCGTAGTTCAGCTAAATACATCCACAGGCATCCACACGCATCAGAAATACCAGCTTGCTCTCTTTCCTTCTCGCTGAAATTTAAAAGTCAGAAGAAGTGAACTAAAACTAGGaaatgacatttagaaaatcCTTGCTATCCATGATGAAGTTCAAACAACCTAAAGCCAAAACCACTGATGTGGCTAAGTCTTGTACTGTGCTTAATAGCTGTAGATCCTGATCATAAGTATAAATAACACCCTCCTCAAAAAAAGTTATGAAAAGAAAATGTTTGACTAATAgggtaaaataatatttttcagaTATATGTATCCTATCTTGTCATTATTGCACCATAAGGataatttccttttaaataagtcAAACGCACATGACAAATtaccagtgttatcaaaagcaaaaagcgcaaaaaagctctaaattcagctggggctttaagcgcaaagtgCAAATAAAGCATGGGCTTTAATTAAAAAAGGCGCAACGGTgccaaataatatatatatatatatgtttagcccaagactaataataataaccatggataacaaatatatggacaaacaAATTGTAAAAACATAACAATCGAGCGAAATATCAATTATCTGGTGTCATCTCTTCAAGAGAGGCtaattggcaaggaaaagtatgtcttagagccttgatgatgacactgaagcgcacataaagtgaggcgaagcgctcaacatgctTTGAGCCTCGCTTTCGGGCTTAAGCGCGCTTcaagcgcgcctttgacaacactgcaAATTACGACGCGTCCACGCACTTTCGTGCTGAACGAGCAACCTAACTTTTAATGTGGTGTAATCAAACATGAACAGGAgggcaaaaaaagatattaaagaaCTCATATGAATACATCAAACAAGCACCTCAACTTCTAACAGAGTGAAATTTTTTCTGGTTTTTTCAACAAAACCATATGTACGAAAATGAAAGTGCAAAGAATATACTTCAAAAACGAGATTACCTGTTGCACAAAAAGTTTCCAAAACGACAAGAAAGCATGCAATCCAGAAGATCTACCAGGAAAGCCTGCATTGTTGGAATTGAAGATAGGAAGCTTTATTTTCTCCGTGGGATATATATTATCAGTTAATTGGAACATGatctttttgttcttgtttgacTCTCTCACTCTCATGTCTTTTAGCGATACATACCGAAGAGAACTCGAAGGCAAAAGGGTACATCCGTAACAACTGCGAAACACAATCAACCCACTGCACAGTGTATCCAAATATATCAGGTTAGagctaaaatattaaagaaaccaaaaaaagggtaaaaaaagaAGCAGAGAGAGAGGATATCTTTGTCAACACAAGAAATTAACACCAAAagaataacaaaataaattgtACATCCGTAAATATATCAAACAAAAGGTAGAACTGGGAACCGCATGCAGACTTATCGTCCAGAAGACATACCTGCAAAAAAATGGGGGAATTTTGGTTCTGTGCATGTGATGTATTTTGAGCTTGAGATGAGGATGACCCCGCTCCTTGCCGCACGGGTGATAGAGGTAAACTCCCAGTCGAAGCCTGACGAGATAATTCAAATGGCATGTTGCCACTTCCAGATATAGTGGGCATTCCCAGACGATCTGAAAATGGATGACCAAACGCAAGCCAATCTTTCTCTACAAGTGCCTGGACAAGAATAGATGATTCGAACAACTTAGAGACGCTATCCGTATATAACCAGGGGGTAGGAATGGCTCACTAAAATGTTAAATCCTTCTAGCACCCAGGGCCAGAAGCGCGACTGAGTGCATTACTGTCAGGAGTAAAATGACACGCTGAAGTATTAACACAGACCTAAGTGGTCTCATGTGGATGAAGTATTTCACGCTCCAAGAAGGGAAAAACAACAAGGCTACAAATGCTAAATACCAGGAAACATGAGCAGATAGATCCAAACAAGTTGTCTCAGTACCTGAAACCCTTTGATTGTGCGATAGTATGGGTCAAGTAGCAAGCTGGCTAGTGAGACCAATTGTGTTGTTCTATCCCATCCATCACTGCAAAATAAGTTCCagaattcaaaaaataaaaacctaCTTTCTTCAAATAATTTCTGATGAagaatcaattaaaataaataaatgaaaaatcagAACAACATGAGCTTCATACCATAAATCATCAGTTGGATAAACAAATATGAGATAGTAGAGATTTTTGGTTATTTGCAAACAAAAACCATCAAGGACTGAGCATTTTCCCATTCAGATAAAAGGAAACTGAACAAATATTTATAGGTCATACAATGTACTGAAAGCTACTGCCAAAATAATTGCACGGTGCAATTTATATTGAATCGTTTGTTAGTTGGAGTAGTTGAGGCAAAACTTTGTTTGCAGGTTCAACTGACCACTAGTTTTGCTTGTCATCAATCCTCATGttttgagaaaataaatttattagaTTGACCAAATAAAGATGACTGTTCTTGACCTAGCTTTTCTCCCTTGCTCATTCAACAAGAAAACTGATTATGTCACAACTCTTGTCTTTCTCTGATTCTATACGCAAGTTGCTCAACAAATTCCATGATAATTTACTGAAAGTCATCCATATTCCTACAACCTGATACATAAAACAACAACTATGCCTCAATCCCAAAACAAGTCAGGGGTTctgctatatgaatcctcactaaTCATGTCGCTCCATTTAAGCTCATCTTGGACCATTATCATACAATAATAATTCTAGTAGTAGGGAGTACTGGAAGTTCTTAAATATCTCTGGCATATAAATCTCAAATACGATGACAAGGCTCTTAAAAACATAAGTCTAGTAAACGCACTAACGGTAAAACATAGTCCCAACCAAAATGTACATACTACTAAGCAATCCAAAGAGGAATCAACAAAACCATGAATAGAAGAGACTCAAGCATTTAACAAAGTTCTCCATTTAGACATTTAATGCCTTGTTTATAAGCATAATAATGAGTCCGGAATGCAAGAAACCTGCAGTGAACAAGCACTGAAGCTGATTCAAGTGCAACACGTGCAGCAATCCAAGCAGCACCAGCTAGGACAGTTTGAACATGTATTAACCACCCAGTATCCCCCAGAGTAGAAACTGAAGCAGACATACTGCTGAGATTGCCTCCGCCCCAACTCCATCCACCATGCCTCTGGAAAAGCAGAAAAACAAACTTGATAGCATTAGCTTTCCATCACTAGTCCCTCCTTTGCTCGCTCTCCTTCTGGCACCAAGCCCCCACCCccctctccaaaaaaaaaaaagagagagagaaatgtaCTCTGTCGAAAGGACAGAACCTCCCCGTCAATTTTCTTAGTTCCTTACCTAAGAGGTGGCTTCTGGTTGGACCACCAAATACTGATGTCACATATcattggaagagaagaaaaacaGGAAAAATACATCTCGCAAGCATATAAACTTAGAACTTATAACGGTCCAAAGATATTCAAATAGTCCCTGTTACTCTTCTTTACTTAGATTCACCTACTTACCCAAccaggggaaaaaaaaaatcttgatttcaaCTCCCTTGTATTCACTGAATGTGCATACAGGCACAGACTGCAATCACAAAAGAAAAGGACAGAGCAACTAGAGGAAGAACCCACTGGCTTGACCATG contains:
- the LOC132059142 gene encoding phosphatidylinositol-3-phosphatase myotubularin-1-like isoform X2 translates to MGTIPLATIEKFQKIALKLPSGPRQPEKTGSQRLLQIIGKDMRIIVFGFRPKTKQRRAVYDALLRCTRPPRLWDLYAFAGGPSRFSNTNPKVRLLNEYCRLLGMGFYQASIRAIEDGSYTLSNEWWRISSVNSNYTMSPTYPFALLLPKSISDDKVLQACTFRARCRLPSITWCDRGTGAVLARSSQPLVGLMMNMRSNADENLVAALRTQIAGEKRRKLYIADARPRKNALANGAMGGGSESSAHYFQSEIVFFGIDNIHAMRESLGRLRDYLDTHGTTSSDGMSSFLRHGGWSWGGGNLSSMSASVSTLGDTGWLIHVQTVLAGAAWIAARVALESASVLVHCSDGWDRTTQLVSLASLLLDPYYRTIKGFQALVEKDWLAFGHPFSDRLGMPTISGSGNMPFELSRQASTGSLPLSPVRQGAGSSSSQAQNTSHAQNQNSPIFLQWVDCVSQLLRMYPFAFEFSSAFLVDLLDCMLSCRFGNFLCNSEKEREQAGISDACGCLWMYLAELRVSEGSSHAHYNLFYDPFKHDGPLLPPAAALAPTVWPQFHLRWACPSEAQGGEVEAECRNLTRKFSELQRAKEAAETRLNEINVTVESLVAELRNEKLVSASARDAVKRASKETATVKRAVQSLGFNVYFSADGDCNVGIERNPTEIPQRSVCSVLTKDSNGSLRHSEKADLSEPVTVMEDTVSDNPLIRVCGSLCPMHTKDGECSWPNAGCSQFQSQLVGLKANFDAFDRLSIYDSYFGT
- the LOC132059142 gene encoding phosphatidylinositol-3-phosphatase myotubularin-1-like isoform X1, which produces MYRSRSERSPSFRDPRLADSDKIEGAGSFVALEWTKIDSVSRSVPLGVKQFLLEAEHVVVEGYGVVLVNTDEAGTLYVTNFRLLFLSEGSRDIIAMGTIPLATIEKFQKIALKLPSGPRQPEKTGSQRLLQIIGKDMRIIVFGFRPKTKQRRAVYDALLRCTRPPRLWDLYAFAGGPSRFSNTNPKVRLLNEYCRLLGMGFYQASIRAIEDGSYTLSNEWWRISSVNSNYTMSPTYPFALLLPKSISDDKVLQACTFRARCRLPSITWCDRGTGAVLARSSQPLVGLMMNMRSNADENLVAALRTQIAGEKRRKLYIADARPRKNALANGAMGGGSESSAHYFQSEIVFFGIDNIHAMRESLGRLRDYLDTHGTTSSDGMSSFLRHGGWSWGGGNLSSMSASVSTLGDTGWLIHVQTVLAGAAWIAARVALESASVLVHCSDGWDRTTQLVSLASLLLDPYYRTIKGFQALVEKDWLAFGHPFSDRLGMPTISGSGNMPFELSRQASTGSLPLSPVRQGAGSSSSQAQNTSHAQNQNSPIFLQWVDCVSQLLRMYPFAFEFSSAFLVDLLDCMLSCRFGNFLCNSEKEREQAGISDACGCLWMYLAELRVSEGSSHAHYNLFYDPFKHDGPLLPPAAALAPTVWPQFHLRWACPSEAQGGEVEAECRNLTRKFSELQRAKEAAETRLNEINVTVESLVAELRNEKLVSASARDAVKRASKETATVKRAVQSLGFNVYFSADGDCNVGIERNPTEIPQRSVCSVLTKDSNGSLRHSEKADLSEPVTVMEDTVSDNPLIRVCGSLCPMHTKDGECSWPNAGCSQFQSQLVGLKANFDAFDRLSIYDSYFGT
- the LOC132059142 gene encoding phosphatidylinositol-3-phosphatase myotubularin-1-like isoform X3 — translated: MRIIVFGFRPKTKQRRAVYDALLRCTRPPRLWDLYAFAGGPSRFSNTNPKVRLLNEYCRLLGMGFYQASIRAIEDGSYTLSNEWWRISSVNSNYTMSPTYPFALLLPKSISDDKVLQACTFRARCRLPSITWCDRGTGAVLARSSQPLVGLMMNMRSNADENLVAALRTQIAGEKRRKLYIADARPRKNALANGAMGGGSESSAHYFQSEIVFFGIDNIHAMRESLGRLRDYLDTHGTTSSDGMSSFLRHGGWSWGGGNLSSMSASVSTLGDTGWLIHVQTVLAGAAWIAARVALESASVLVHCSDGWDRTTQLVSLASLLLDPYYRTIKGFQALVEKDWLAFGHPFSDRLGMPTISGSGNMPFELSRQASTGSLPLSPVRQGAGSSSSQAQNTSHAQNQNSPIFLQWVDCVSQLLRMYPFAFEFSSAFLVDLLDCMLSCRFGNFLCNSEKEREQAGISDACGCLWMYLAELRVSEGSSHAHYNLFYDPFKHDGPLLPPAAALAPTVWPQFHLRWACPSEAQGGEVEAECRNLTRKFSELQRAKEAAETRLNEINVTVESLVAELRNEKLVSASARDAVKRASKETATVKRAVQSLGFNVYFSADGDCNVGIERNPTEIPQRSVCSVLTKDSNGSLRHSEKADLSEPVTVMEDTVSDNPLIRVCGSLCPMHTKDGECSWPNAGCSQFQSQLVGLKANFDAFDRLSIYDSYFGT